The Longimicrobiaceae bacterium genome contains a region encoding:
- the hemW gene encoding radical SAM family heme chaperone HemW — protein sequence MSEADGQMRDNGSGDDAGQPRSLYVHVPFCTRRCSYCDFAVQATSAAPTADWLNAVETELRLTVAERGWGRLDLDTIYVGGGTPSLLGTGAMAELAERLGRYAAWDPATVEWTCEANPESFTPELARDWKASGVNRISLGAQTFHEPALRWMGRLHGVDGPARAMDAARAAGFDNVSVDLIFGLPGRLGRDWAADVHQAMLLEPEHVSLYGLTAEAAAPLGRWVKEGRETLADEDRYADEYLLAHERLTGAGFEHYEVSNFGLPNRWSRHNFVYWTGAPYAALGPGAHAYHPPLRRWNVRSWDAYRDALSAGHLPTDGEEVVEAGDAALERVWLRLRTNRGFPLDDATDEQRALASVWRRHGWARLDAGVLRLTAEGWLLLDRLALEMAERGAAEVGAEPA from the coding sequence GTGAGCGAAGCAGACGGGCAGATGCGCGACAACGGCAGCGGGGACGATGCGGGGCAGCCGCGCTCGCTGTACGTGCACGTCCCCTTCTGCACGCGCCGCTGCTCGTACTGCGACTTCGCCGTCCAGGCCACCTCCGCCGCCCCCACGGCCGACTGGCTGAACGCCGTCGAGACGGAGCTTCGTTTGACGGTTGCCGAACGTGGCTGGGGCCGCCTCGACCTCGACACCATCTACGTCGGCGGCGGCACTCCGTCGCTCCTCGGCACCGGCGCGATGGCCGAGCTGGCGGAACGGCTCGGGAGATACGCGGCCTGGGACCCCGCCACGGTCGAGTGGACGTGCGAGGCGAACCCGGAGAGCTTCACGCCCGAGCTGGCGCGCGACTGGAAGGCGAGCGGCGTGAACCGCATCTCCCTGGGCGCGCAGACCTTCCACGAGCCCGCGCTACGGTGGATGGGGCGCCTGCACGGCGTGGACGGCCCGGCGCGCGCGATGGACGCCGCCCGCGCCGCCGGGTTCGACAACGTGAGCGTGGACCTCATCTTCGGCCTTCCCGGCCGCCTGGGCCGCGACTGGGCGGCGGACGTACACCAGGCGATGCTGCTGGAGCCCGAGCACGTCTCGCTCTACGGCCTGACCGCCGAAGCCGCCGCGCCGCTCGGCCGCTGGGTGAAGGAAGGCCGCGAGACGCTGGCGGACGAGGACCGCTACGCCGACGAGTACCTGCTGGCGCACGAGCGGCTTACGGGCGCGGGCTTCGAGCATTACGAGGTCTCCAACTTCGGCCTGCCGAACCGCTGGTCGCGCCACAACTTCGTCTACTGGACGGGTGCGCCGTACGCTGCGCTTGGGCCCGGCGCCCACGCCTACCATCCCCCGCTTCGGCGGTGGAACGTGCGAAGCTGGGACGCATACCGCGACGCGCTCTCGGCCGGACATCTCCCGACCGACGGAGAAGAGGTCGTGGAAGCGGGAGATGCGGCGCTGGAGCGCGTGTGGCTGCGGCTGCGCACGAACCGCGGCTTCCCGCTGGACGACGCGACGGACGAGCAGCGCGCCCTCGCCTCCGTTTGGAGGCGGCACGGCTGGGCGCGGCTGGACGCCGGCGTCCTGCGCCTCACCGCCGAAGGCTGGCTGCTGCTCGACCGCCTGGCGCTGGAGATGGCCGAGCGCGGGGCGGCGGAAGTCGGCGCAGAGCCTGCATAG